The DNA sequence ctcttccaggtaaaattggaacttgttgtagttgagaaagaggttgggtttgttgagtagatggtgctgccaaattttggtggccattggtggtggttgccgccggcgcgtgggccccacgcgccgccactgttggtggcgcgtggaggcatatatggcagtgttttaatttcagtttttagcccattaaattgtatattgttgtagagcttgtatgtgaagtttggtgaagtttggtgaattttggaggagtttggaattgtttgtgaatttccgaagtttggagttttgtgatggaattgtgggaaatccggccgtcggatttccctcgttttcattgtggaatatgtaaatggAGGAAGTAGTGTTGTGGAAGAGTTTTAGGTGGAaattgagaagtaatggagatagggattttcgggtttcgtttaggttcgtatttattttatcggattgccgtttacggaaatataattgtgtatagggcaatgttgcgagctacggctagatgaaggaactcgtttgcgtggtcgcccaatagtactgtgagtggacttttgtttgtttttaaataagtgatgcatgcatttatttaataaagtacgttctatttaattaactatcactttccgagcatatgaattgattttggaatttaattatgatttatctcggtatgactttcggaatatatgattattatttgaaaaTATGATTTACGTGATTTTTCCGACGACTTACTTTACCGAGATGATTTTTggattacatattatatttagtagtcaattttgagatattctggaatattattggaaatgagatttttccgaaggaatttgtgctcgtactaatttccgggtttggttctgaatttgagagtatttggcgtgcggggtcacgtcattggaatatacttatttgttttctcgtgagatattgggaaagcctttcggattttatggattttgaatgttttcctcaccatactcgggtcattcgattaggtctcctcctcacttactttgcgtttgtgagtggcagttgaggtagcttattctcctcctcacttactttgtgtttgtgagtggcagtcgaggtgatttattctcctcctcacgtgggtggcagtcgaggttattagttctcctcctcacacaatctatgtgtgagtggtagtcgagggtaggttgagcctaaggggctcctttacccgtatggtgacatcctttccccatatcctactatttgttacttgactagcggggctagtccgattcttttagccagcggggactggtatgttttcacgagactccgagttttaaagacttacgttttataaatgttgcatgcatcgggaatttttttttaaagaaataaatgtgggaaagtatgaaatctttttcttttttatttgtttatttttgtccactcacgctaacgtttttcgtttactttcccctgggcccttcggtttctaatgcccagtttgcaggcgttattagttgggGTCGGGCGTAtgtggttcgaggcatagttgacgaataggttccgcacttctttgtttggctctgatctattgtgggttactgttttgggtagtccactttagggggtgactcgaccagttctcggtagagttatcactaaggtgggccccgcagggccactccggatttcggggtgaaatccggggcgggtcctgtcaaatgATGTGTGTGGTcgattgttttcttctcaacaaactctaagtttggaggactctacaagctccaagcttggagtgagcacgaacccccacagttcggcttttggtctcccctatgaaaaagaaaagggggtagaagaagaaaGTTTGCAAGTctccgaaaaagaagagaaattgaattaaaaaactctaaaaatgtttagtaaaaaatacctcgaaataggtctcCGGAAAATTTGACAGGAAAAAGTAGCCAGCGGCGGCCGGAATAGTAGCCAGAAAGTTGACCGGAAACGGTCAACGGGCGTTGATTGGTGCTAATGTGGCGCTGGGTCCGTGCTAACGTGGCAGTAGTtcggttgctgacgtggcagtgcctCTACTAACTggcttgctgacgtggctgcggcttgggcttgggcttttgggctGTGGCTTGGGCCTATCAttcctctcctttttttttctttcttttccttctgccgGTTTTTCTGCCGTACGTTGAGTCGGCCGGTTCAGCAGGTTTTACACAggtttttgtaatttttcttccAGTTCCACGATCTTGGGGTGGAAGGACTGCTGCTGGAAAATTTTGGTAGCAATTGGAGGTTTGGAAGTGGGTGAACCGGTGGGATATTTGCTGCGGGTGGTTTGGAGATTCCGGTGGCCAATTCGGTAAGTTTCCAgccggttctggtggttctACCGCCGGTTCTGGAATCCTTGGGTGGAGGTCTTCAAGGTGCGCGGTGGGGGAAAggttttcaaggttttgtattcgaatttagggtttttacttcttgaatcagggttttgtttcagggttaggacgtcgtgctgataacatgttttagagAATCAGAATTTGTGAGaaaatcgttgtgtattctcattgataataggggtctctttatatagaggattacaatgcatagagtctgaatcatacaatgaaagataatctctagattcttctaattaaactctattactagggctgccacttggtttggtaattaccaaaccgaccgaataccaactgatgttttaagtttggtaaactgactttttGATAACCAAGACCGATAAAATCGAAATCAAAAATTTCctaaaaagttggtttggttttggtaaataccgaatctaccgattatctaaatattaactTTATATACTAagattttcaatacacatacatgtatattaagaaacaaacataaaaaatttcataatagtatgaacattactacatatactacattaatagtacatgtattttaagtaacctagttttattgaaaatgactcaaacttgatgtcatatatacaaaataaaGCTATTATTAGGAGATGAGTACAAAGTTTACGATTATAAAATTAAAGAATCTAGTTTTgttcgttttaattttaattacaaagaattagttgttctaaagttggtaataccaaaAACCGAAATACCAAATTTGGTAGTTATGATTAAAAATCGAAAATTttagttggtaattggtagctcaattttgaaaccgaaaactttggttttgaaattggtaatacctataaccgattcgaaccgaccgagtgacagccatacctattaccactaggtcaagtaacctagagtttggaccaaacacaaattagggtctTACTTGAATagtaagtaaataaataaatactcttcttacctcctccaaccaaatataacattcaattaatttttttttcccaatattttcttatattacctatataattttataatttacttaaaacaattaagtaaaaataataatttctatacatggcccatCATTTATTACAAaggtaaattcaaaacaatctgatttggaattttcttaaattaaattaattgaatattatgatatagttattgctcgatcttccaacccaaaacccttgaaatccttcttttagcaaattcaaaggggtttcaacaacatatcaagatcgagaactaaccatctgattaattttggtggatgaGACATACTCATACGAGAGCAATATcatatgattttgatttatttttcttctcgtggttgaagatatAGATAAAAAGTAGTAAACAGATTGTTGTATCTTATGTTTAAGggcgttttggtaaaaataaggaggtctacttagtttttcaagtattctaaaaagcaaattagaggtgtactaaatattagaggtccaaatagcaaatttgaggtctaactagaaccacccaaatgtataaacaattaaacaaaatcattAATTTTATAATGGCCCCTCCTAATGTAATACAAGAGTAAATTTAGTAATGAGAATAGGTTCATCCCAatataaaatttttaaaaatcaattgtcatttaataatttatatGATAATTAAGAGCGAAATTTGCCAGCAGTCTTCAATTTTTGAGTTAAttaatttcctttattttcttctatATAATGATTATGTTTGCATCCCTTCCTTTATAATCTATTATCTTAGACTTCAATTCTTTCTTCAATaaatatcaaacaaacaaactatGAATTAGGATCTAAATTTGTATATTTGCTTGGCCCCCAAGAACAAGTTCCTAGTTCCTTTCTGTTGTCATTGATGATTGTAAATTCGAAATATTGATTATTCTGTCAATAAAACCGACTTTTCCTCTAATATTGTGGTTAAGGCTTGGAGCTACCTATTTACCACATTGTTGGAAAAGAATCAAGAGAATCAAAAGATTGATGGTGGAGTTTGATGCGGGTTGGGATTATTATCATGTGGTCTCGAATGCTACGTGTTCGTGATTTGACTACTATGGTGCACCATAtaatctatattattattaagagaaaataATTTATCagtcaaaacagaaaaatcttatcaaaatatctttgaaatattaaaaaacatttgaactgaaacatttgagaaagacaaaatagtcaattcacaaataaaagaaaaacaaaaaaaagtaacaaaaaaaaatcaaaaattaaaaacaaaatatgtgcagCAATTTTCTCTATATTCTGTGGAGTAACTTCCCATAAAATTATCCACACTCATAGAgtgtgtttggagtctagtATATATTAACCAATTACCATTAAAGTACGGCAGTACTGACCAATTAATAAATCTAATTTGCATATGGTGCACCATATGCACATATATTAAGTAATTACCATCAAAATATGGCCGCATTGACCAATTAATCAATCTAATATTCCGATTTTCCCTTTTTTGTCAAGATACAAGTgtgtaatttttgttctttttcttcttctaacaaaaaaaaaagcgtAATTTTAGCTTTTTCCTATTATTTTTAGATAATTAATTTGAGATTGACACCTACAAAAACACATTATTACTCTACAGTATTGTGTATAATCAGGGACTAATGTGCGGACTCCAGAGTCATGCAAaaaaattttttattaattaataaataaattacaaaACCAATCTAATACGGAAGAATATATTAACAAGATTGGAATGTATTTAAATCTTCATCATTGGTCATAAAAATTTACCTTCCTTTGATTATGGATTAAAAAAATTCTCATCATTCATTTTGTATATAAACCCTAACAACAATGTACATaataaacttgaatcaaaggaAATTGATCACTAAAAATGGGCTTAAGCTTTTTCATCCAATGCACTTGCTTAGTGTTGTTGCTTGTATCCCTTACCCTAGTTCATGCTCAGAGAAAGGTTTTTGACGTGACAAATTATGGTGCTCGTGCAGATGGAAAAATAGATAACAGCAAGGTAATATTAACGACAATCTTACTTTTAATCCAAGAGATAAAGATGATGAGGTAATTCGATTGTttatgggattttttttttcttgtttaatttctaGGCCTTCATTAATGCATGGAATGGAGCTTGTCAGAACATTGGAGGAGGTATGGTGCTGTTCCCAAAAGGCACATTTGTGGTGGCTCCGGTTGTTCTTCCAGGTCGATGCAAGGGACCAATGGAGTTGGAAATTCAAGGTACCCTACAGGCTTCTAAGGAGGTCAAAGATTTCATTGGTATTGACCATTGGATCACCATACAATACGTTGACGGCTTGAACATTAGTGGTGGTGGAACCCTAGATGGCCTCGGAGCCGA is a window from the Rosa chinensis cultivar Old Blush chromosome 2, RchiOBHm-V2, whole genome shotgun sequence genome containing:
- the LOC112183707 gene encoding exopolygalacturonase codes for the protein MGLSFFIQCTCLVLLLVSLTLVHAQRKVFDVTNYGARADGKIDNSKAFINAWNGACQNIGGGMVLFPKGTFVVAPVVLPGRCKGPMELEIQGTLQASKEVKDFIGIDHWITIQYVDGLNISGGGTLDGLGADGWGYNDCLKNPGRCKQLPATLRLDFVTKGYITNITSINSKNTHINLFACKEVLIRNIKISAPGESPNTDGIHIGNSQNIYIVDSQISTGDDCVSVLPGSQYINVTGVQCGPGHGISIGSLGRDL